In Rhizophagus irregularis chromosome 12, complete sequence, a single window of DNA contains:
- a CDS encoding Arf guanine nucleotide exchange factor sbh1, whose protein sequence is MADVSPSGSPKSVVRKRTTGNATVSRAGGSSSTMMKLYSDDAQGLRVDPVVVIVLALAFIGSVFILHIYGKFTRG, encoded by the exons atggcA GACGTCTCTCCATCTGGATCACCGAAAAGCGTTGTAAG AAAGCGAACTACTGGAAATGCTACCGTATCTCGAGCTGGTGGGAGTTCATCAACTATGATGAAGTTATATTCCGATGACGCTCAAGGCTTAAGagt AGATCCAGTTGTGGTCATCGTACTTGCTCTTGCTTTCATTGGATCTGTATTCATTCTTCACATCTACGGAAAATTCACACGCGGATGA